A single region of the Acidobacteriota bacterium genome encodes:
- the rfbC gene encoding dTDP-4-dehydrorhamnose 3,5-epimerase, with translation MPATIVPTAIEGLVEIQPHVFADARGYFLETWSERDLPIRFVQDNESRSHRGVLRGLHFQRTHPQGKLVRAVAGEVFDVAVDLRPGSPTRGNWHGVTLSGERHNQFYIPPGFAHGFLVLSEEAVFAYKCTDFYHPEDEGGIAWNDPDLGIAWPDSGVAPILSEKDRRYPTLRELEP, from the coding sequence ATGCCGGCCACCATCGTTCCCACCGCCATCGAGGGGCTCGTCGAGATCCAGCCGCACGTCTTCGCCGACGCGCGCGGCTACTTCCTCGAGACCTGGTCCGAGCGGGACCTCCCGATCCGCTTCGTGCAGGACAACGAGTCGCGCTCGCACCGCGGGGTGCTGCGCGGGCTCCACTTCCAGCGCACGCACCCGCAGGGGAAGCTCGTGCGCGCGGTGGCGGGAGAGGTGTTCGATGTCGCCGTCGATCTCAGGCCCGGCTCCCCCACCCGGGGGAATTGGCACGGGGTGACCCTTTCGGGGGAGCGGCACAACCAGTTCTACATCCCCCCCGGCTTCGCCCACGGCTTCCTGGTGCTTTCGGAGGAGGCGGTGTTCGCCTACAAGTGCACCGATTTCTACCACCCGGAAGACGAGGGGGGGATCGCATGGAACGACCCCGACCTCGGCATCGCCTGGCCCGACTCGGGCGTCGCGCCGATCCTGTCGGAGAAGGACCGGCGCTACCCTACCCTGCGGGAGCTTGAACCATGA